A genomic window from Candidatus Rokuibacteriota bacterium includes:
- the nrfD gene encoding NrfD/PsrC family molybdoenzyme membrane anchor subunit — translation MRYGFVIDQRKCIGCHACTVACKEENQVPLGVNRTWVKYIEKGTFPDTRRYFSVMRCNHCDNAPCVTICPTVALYRRPDGIVDFDGDRCIGCKSCMQACPYDALYIDPETQTAAKCHYCAHRVEVGLEPACVIVCPVQAIVPGDLDDPNSGIARLVATQQVAVRKPEQGTQPKLFYIGADEAALRPAMQEAGDRYMFAEASRIPVPGGPNVAGRAAAVAGEGVDLLGMARTVYDVAHPERPWGWKVSTYLWTKSVAAGALLVAAITAIAGLSFAGPVAGLAAPLISLVFLALTTALLVLDLKRPERFLYLLLKPNWRSWLVWGGWILTAHGLLGVAWLVAGWTQSYMAFFALGWPVLLVATASAGYSAFLFGQAEGRDFWQSPLVLPHLLVAAVTAGCAGLLLAALAISHDPRVAEGLRMALWFSLALNGVVLFAEAFTAHATQDAARAARLITRGPYRVRFWWGIVVGGTAVPLVLLVLSPQPWAAVAATVLGLFGLWLWEDIWVRAGQALPLS, via the coding sequence TTGCGCTACGGCTTCGTGATCGACCAGCGGAAATGTATCGGGTGTCACGCCTGCACGGTGGCGTGCAAGGAAGAGAACCAGGTGCCCCTCGGCGTCAACCGCACCTGGGTCAAGTACATCGAGAAGGGCACGTTCCCCGACACGCGGCGCTACTTCTCCGTCATGCGGTGCAACCACTGCGACAACGCCCCGTGCGTGACGATCTGCCCGACCGTCGCGCTCTACCGGCGCCCCGACGGCATCGTGGACTTCGACGGTGACCGCTGCATCGGCTGCAAGTCGTGCATGCAGGCCTGCCCGTACGACGCGCTCTACATCGACCCGGAGACGCAGACGGCGGCCAAGTGCCACTACTGCGCGCACCGGGTCGAGGTCGGGCTCGAGCCGGCGTGCGTCATCGTGTGCCCGGTGCAGGCCATCGTCCCGGGCGACCTGGACGACCCCAACTCGGGGATCGCGCGTCTGGTCGCCACGCAGCAGGTGGCGGTGCGCAAGCCGGAGCAGGGGACGCAGCCCAAGCTCTTCTATATCGGCGCCGACGAAGCCGCGCTGAGGCCGGCCATGCAGGAGGCCGGTGACCGCTATATGTTCGCCGAGGCGAGCCGCATCCCGGTGCCGGGCGGGCCCAACGTCGCCGGCCGGGCTGCAGCCGTCGCCGGTGAAGGCGTGGACCTGCTCGGCATGGCGCGGACAGTGTACGACGTGGCGCATCCGGAGCGGCCCTGGGGGTGGAAGGTCTCGACGTATCTCTGGACCAAGTCGGTCGCGGCGGGTGCGCTTCTCGTCGCGGCGATCACCGCGATCGCCGGGCTGTCCTTTGCGGGACCCGTGGCGGGTCTCGCGGCGCCGCTCATCAGCCTCGTCTTCCTCGCGCTGACGACCGCGCTTCTCGTCCTCGACCTCAAGCGCCCGGAGCGATTCCTCTATCTCCTCTTGAAGCCGAACTGGCGCTCCTGGCTGGTCTGGGGCGGGTGGATTTTGACGGCGCACGGTCTCCTGGGCGTCGCTTGGCTCGTCGCGGGCTGGACGCAGAGCTACATGGCGTTCTTCGCCCTGGGCTGGCCCGTGCTGCTCGTGGCCACGGCGTCGGCCGGCTACAGCGCCTTCCTCTTCGGCCAGGCCGAGGGGCGCGACTTCTGGCAGAGCCCGCTCGTGCTGCCCCATCTCCTCGTGGCCGCTGTCACGGCCGGCTGCGCGGGCCTCCTGCTCGCCGCGCTCGCCATCAGCCACGATCCGCGCGTGGCCGAGGGGCTCCGCATGGCGCTCTGGTTCTCGCTCGCCCTGAACGGCGTCGTGCTCTTCGCCGAGGCCTTCACGGCGCATGCCACCCAGGATGCCGCCCGCGCCGCGCGGCTGATCACGCGGGGCCCGTACCGCGTCCGCTTCTGGTGGGGCATCGTGGTGGGCGGCACCGCCGTGCCGCTCGTCCTGCTCGTGCTCTCGCCGCAGCCATGGGCGGCCGTCGCGGCGACCGTGCTCGGTCTTTTCGGCCTCTGGCTCTGGGAAGACATCTGGGTGCGCGCCGGCCAAGCGCTGCCCCTTTCGTGA